From Vidua macroura isolate BioBank_ID:100142 chromosome 30, ASM2450914v1, whole genome shotgun sequence, one genomic window encodes:
- the LOC128820649 gene encoding olfactory receptor 14J1-like: protein MSNSSSISHFLLLALAETRQLQLLHFCLLLGISLAALLGNGLIISAVACGHHLHTPMFFFLLNLALSDLGSICTTIPKAMHNSLWGTSTISYTACAAQIFFFMLFVGAELSLLTIMCYDRYVSICKPLHYRTLLGSRACAHMAAAAWASAFLNALMHTANTFSLPLCHGNALGQFFCDIPQILKLSCSKSYLREVGLLTVSACLVFCCFVFIVFSYVQIFRAVLRIPSEQGRHKAFSTCLPHLAVVSLFVITGIFAYLKPSSMSSPSLDLALSVLYSVVPPALNPLIYSLRNQELKAAVRRLMTGWFQKY, encoded by the coding sequence atgtccaacagcagctccatcagccacttcctcctgctggcactggcagagacgcggcagctgcagctcctgcacttctgcctcttgctgggcatctccctggctgccctcctgggcaacggcctcatcatcagcgccgtagcctgcggccaccacctgcacacgcccatgttcttcttcctgctcaacctggccctcagcgacctgggctccatctgcaccactatccccaaagccatgcacaattccctctggggcaccagcaccatctcctacacagCATGTGCTGCACAGATCTTTTTCTTTATGCTCTTCGTTGGAGCAGAGCTTTCCCtcctgaccatcatgtgctacgaccgctacgtgtccatctgcaaacccctgcactacaggaccctcctgggcagcagagcttgtgcccacatggcagcagctgcctgggccagtgcctttctcaatGCTCTCATGCACAcggccaatacattttccctgcccctgtgccatggcaatgccctgggccagttcttctgtgatatcccacagatcctcaagctctcctgctccaaatcctatCTCAGGGAAGTTGGACTCCTTACTGTTAGTGCCTGTTTggtattttgttgttttgtgttcattgttttctcctatgtgcagatcttcagggctgtgctgaggatcccctctgagcagggacggcacaaagccttttccacctgcctccctcacctggccgtGGTCTCTCTGTTTGTCATCACTGGTATATTTGCCTACCTGAAGCCCTCCTCCatgtcctccccatccctggatctggccctgtcagttctgtactcggtggtgcctccagccctgaaccccctcatctacagcctgaggaaccaggagctcaaggctgcagtgcgGAGACTGATGACTGGGTGGTTTCAGAAATATTAA
- the LOC128820650 gene encoding serine/threonine-protein kinase pim-1-like, protein RPCPCPRPSRRSLAPARLWPCWRWRCWAGISAWGWGGIAALWLRLARARPRPRRGLQSRPRPRLLAGPAEDTGGAADAAASAAASPARAPPLGSAAAGPEPPLSRCQQRTPGDGRPGALGGRSGAAPGPGPSADSRVPPAGKAQEALQERYRLGSLLGSGGFGSVFAATRLSDGAPVAIKRVPRDRIRHWGELPDGTSAPLEIVLLDKVASGCAGVIQLLEWLELPDSFLLVLERPERCQDLSGFLAERRFLPEEEARGLFRQVLEAVRHCTSCGVLHRDIKPQNILLDLATGQLKLIDFGCGAFLQDTAYTQFAGTLSYSPPEWIHHRRYHGEAATIWSLGLLLCHLVMGKHPFRRGQEIIWGRILFPRRLSQECQDVIKRCLSMQPLDRPSLEELFHDPWVQGVPLP, encoded by the exons cgtccctgtccctgtccccggccGTCCCGCCGCAGTCTCGCCCCCGCCCGGCTCTGGCCGTGCtggcgctggcgctgctgggcgggcatcagtgcctggggctggggcggcATCGCCGCCCTTTGGCTCCGCCTggcccgagcccggccccggccccgacgTGGGCTCCagtcccggccccggccccggctcctcGCGGGCCCCGCGGAGGACACAGGCGGCGCGGCCGATGCCGCCGCCTCCGCTGCGGCTTCCCCGGCCCGAGCTCCGCCGctcggcagcgcggccgccggccccgagCCGCCGCTGTCCCGTTGCCAGCAGAGAACGCCTGGGGATGGCCGGCCCGGGGCGCTCGGGGGGCGCTCGGGGGCCGCTCCTGGCCCCGGGCCGAGCGCTGACAGCCGCGTCCCGCCCGCAGGGAAGGCGCAGGAGGCCCTGCAGGAGCGGTACCGGCTGGGTTCGCTGCTGGGCAGCGGCGGCTTCGGCAGCGTCTTCGCGGCCACGCGGCTCTCGGACGGCGCCCCg gtggccatcaaaagGGTGCCGCGGGATCGCATCCGGCACTGGGGCGAGCTG cccgACGGCACCAGCGCACCCCTGGAGATCGTGCTGCTGGACAAGGTGGCCTCTGGCTGCGCTGGTGTCAttcagctcctggagtggctCGAGCTCCCCGACAGCTtcttgctggtgctggagcgccCGGAGCGGTGCCAGGACCTGTCGGGTTTCCTGGCGGAGCGGAGGTTCCTGCCGGAGGAGGAGGCGCGGGGGCTGTTccgccaggtgctggaggccgtgcggcactgcaccagctgcggggtcctgcacagggacatcAAGCCCCAGAACATCCTGCTCGACCTGGCCACCGGGCAGCTGAAACTGATCGACTTTGGCTGTGGCGCCTTCCTCCAAGACACAGCCTACACCCAGTTTGCAg GAACCCTGTCCTACAGCCCACCAGAGTGGATCCACCACCGACGCTACCACGGCGAGGCAGCGACCATCTGGTCCCTGGgcctcctgctgtgccacctgGTCATGGGCAAGCACCCGTTCAGGAGGGGCCAGGAGATCATCTGGGGGCGGATCTTGTTCCCACGACGGCTCTCTCAAG agtgcCAGGATGTCATTAAGAGGTGTTTGTCCATGCAGCCCTTGGACAGGCCGTCCTTAGAAGAGCTTTTCCATGATCCTTGGGTGCAGGGTGTTCCTCTGCCCTAG